In Drosophila simulans strain w501 chromosome 3R, Prin_Dsim_3.1, whole genome shotgun sequence, a single window of DNA contains:
- the LOC6727171 gene encoding transcription factor E2f1 — translation MSKFFVNVAPINNSSSSSSHTTTSSNTQRLQQHQQHYGGGGTTGHTMVARRLHYDLHGRVNNNNNIVIKNESLDVDYDHGLSSSDSNSNGGVAAHLRDHVYISLDKGHNTGAVATAAAATTGHTQQQLQQQHHQNQQQRKATGKSNDITNYYKVKRRPHAVSDEIHPKKQAKQSAHHQTVYQKHTASSTPQQLRHSHHQLRHDADAELDEDVVERVAKPASHHPFSLSTPQQQLAASVASSSSSGDRNRADTSLGILTKKFVDLLQESPDGVVDLNEASNRLHVQKRRIYDITNVLEGINILEKKSKNNIQWRCGQSMVSQERSLRIEADSLRLEQQENELNKAIDLMRENLAEISQEVENSGGMAYVTQNDLLNVDLFKDQIVIVIKAPPEAKLVLPNTKLPREIYVKAENSGEINVFLCHSDTSPENSPIAQGAGYVGAPGAGCVRTATSTRLHPLTNQRLNDPLFNNIDAMSTKGLFQTPYRSARNLSKSIEEAAKQSQPEYNNICDIAMGQHHNLNQQQQQQQLLQQPEEDDVDAELNQLVPTLTNPVVRTHQFQQQQQQPSIQELFSSLTESSPPTPTKRRREAAAAAIAAGSATTATTTLNSHNNRNHSNHSNHSNHSSSNSKSQPPTIGYGSSQRRSDVPMYNCAMEGATTTSAAADVVAATSRSAAASSLQMQFAAVAESNNSSSSGGGGGYGSIAGAGANADPHQPFSHDRNSLPPGVADCDANSNSSSVTLQGLDALFNDIGSDYFSNDIAFVSINPPDDNDYPYALNANEGIDRLFDFGSDAYGP, via the exons ATGTCCAAGTTCTTTGTGAATGTTGCCCccatcaacaacagcagcagcagcagtagccacacgaccaccagcagcaacacccaGCGActccagcagcaccaacaacactATGGCGGGGGCGGGACAACCGGCCACACGATGGTGGCCCGCAGACTCCACTACGATCTGCACGGCCGcgtcaacaacaacaacaacattgtgATCAAGAACGAGTCCCTCGACGTGGACTACGATCACGGCCtgagcagcagcgacagcaacagcaacggcggCGTGGCAGCCCACCTGCGGGATCATGTCTACATCAGTCTGGACAAGGGGCACAACACGGGGGCagtggcaacagcagcggcggcaacgaCGGGCCacacgcagcagcaactgcagcagcagcaccaccaaaatcagcagcaacgcAAGGCGACCGGCAAATCAAACGATATCACAAATTACTACAAG GTCAAACGTCGGCCCCACGCCGTCAGCGACGAGATCCACCCGAAGAAACAGGCCAAGCAGAGCGCCCACCACCAGACGGTGTATCAGAAGCACACGGCCAGCAGCACGCCCCAGCAGCTGCGGCACAGCCACCATCAGCTGCGCCACGACGCGGATGCCGAGCTGGACGAGGATGTGGTGGAGCGGGTGGCCAAGCCGGCATCGCATCACCCCTTTTCGCTGTCGACGCCCCAGCAACAGTTGGCCGCGTCGGTGGCCAGCAGTTCCTCGAGCGGAGATCGCAATCGGGCGGACACCTCGCTGGGAATACTGACCAAAAAGTTTGTGGACCTGCTGCAGGAGTCACCGGATGGCGTGGTGGATCTGAACGAGGCCTCCAATCGATTGCACGTTCAGAAGCGGCGCATCTACGACATTACCAATGTCCTCGAAGGCATCAACATCCTGGAGAAGAAGTCGAAGAACAACATCCAGTGGCGCTGCGGGCAGTCGATGGTCAGCCAGGAGCGATCGCTGCGCATCGAAGCGGATTCGTTGCGGCTGGAGCAACAGGAGAACGAGCTGAACAAGGCCATCGACCTGATGCGCGAGAATCTGGCTGAGATCTCCCAGGAGGTGGAGAACTCCGGCGGCATGGCCTACGTCACGCAGAACGACCTGCTCAACGTGGATCTCTTCAAAGATCAGATCGTCATCGTGATCAAGGCGCCGCCAGAGGCTAAGCTTGTG cTGCCCAACACAAAATTGCCGCGAGAGATTTACGTGAAGGCGGAGAACAGCGGAGAGATCAATGTCTTCCTCTGCCACTCTGACACCTCGCCGGAAAATTCGCCGATCGCGCAGGGAGCCGGCTACGTTGGAGCCCCCGGAGCAGGATGTGTCCGTACGGCCACCTCCACACGACTGCATCCGTTGACCAACCAGCGACTGAACGATCCGCTCTTCAACAATATCGATGCCATGAGCACCAAGGGATTAT TTCAAACGCCCTACCGCTCGGCTCGCAACCTCAGCAAATCGATTGAGGAAGCCGCCAAGCAGTCCCAGCCTGAATATAATAACATTTGTGATATTGCGATGGGCCAGCATCATAATCtgaaccagcagcagcagcagcaacagttgctgcagcagccggAGGAGGACGATGTGGACGCGGAGCTGAACCAGCTGGTTCCGACACTGACAAATCCGGTGGTCCGGACCCAtcagttccagcagcagcagcagcagccctcCATCCAGGAGCTGTTCAGCAGCTTAACAGAATCCTCGCCTCCAACGCCCACCAAGCGGCGTCGGGaggcagcagccgcagcaattGCCGCAGGCagcgcaacaacagcaaccactaCGCTTAATAGTCATAACAACAGAAACCACAGCAATCATAGCAACCACAGCAACcatagcagcagcaacagcaaatccCAACCACCCACAATAGGCTACGGCAGCAGTCAGCGACGCAGCGATGTGCCCATGTATAATTGTGCAATGGAAGGCGCAACCAcaacatctgcagcagcagatgtGGTAGCTGCCACATCGCGATCGGCCGCAGCAAGCTCGCTGCAGATGCAGTTTGCTGCCGTCGCggagagcaacaacagcagcagcagcggcggtggcggcggctaTGGCAGCATCGCTGGCGCTGGCGCCAACGCTGATCCCCATCAGCCGTTCAGCCATGACCGCAACAGCCTGCCGCCCGGCGTGGCCGACTGCGatgccaacagcaacagcagcagtgtCACGCTGCAGGGCCTCGATGCTCTCTTCAACGACATTGGCTCGGACT ACTTCAGCAACGATATCGCCTTTGTGTCCATCAATCCGCCGGACGACAACGACTATCCGTATGCGCTGAACGCGAACGAGGGCATCGATCGGCTGTTCGACTTCGGTTCGGATGCCTATGGACCCTAA